One Rhizoctonia solani chromosome 2, complete sequence DNA segment encodes these proteins:
- a CDS encoding 2OG-Fe(II) oxygenase family protein, which translates to MSAVDAARRFYALPIEEKMKLEFRKNTYYRGYYPITKKKYSHESFELGPDVNVASNSSLSGPNVWPSRDVIPGFQEPVLKYYQEVVGLGMKLLSAFALALNLPEDYFADKVQTTPATMRLTYYPPQAQAIDNEAPGLGEHTDFQLFTILWQDENRGLQALNPSGQWIDVAPVSGTLVINVADQLSRWTNDIFKSVVHRVINNFEVRRYSIPLFFGLDHDVMLEALPSCVSASRPARHEPIRAGDHVRARFEKVHAKAESNKA; encoded by the exons ATGTCCGCTGTAGATGCTGCTCGACGATTTTATGCTTTGCCAATCGAGGAGAAAATGAAA CTTGAATTTCGGAAAAACACATACTATAGGGGTTATTATCCTATTACTAAGAAGAAATACTCACATGAATCATTCGAGCTTGGGCCCGATGTCAATGTCGCTTCCAACAGCTCCTTGAGTGGACCGAATGTATGGCCGTCTCGGGATGTGATACCAGGATTTCAAGAGCCAGTACTTAAGTACTA CCAGGAGGTTGTTGGGCTTGGTATGAAGCTTTTGTCGGCATTCGCCTTGGCACTAAATCTACCCGAGGATTACTTTGCCGACAAG GTTCAGACCACTCCGGCAACAATGCGTCTGACGTACTATCCACCTCAAGCACAGGCAATTGACAATGAGGCGCCAGGGCTCGGAGAGCACACGGA CTTTCAG CTCTTTACTATCCTATGGCAAGACGAAAATCGTGGACTCCAAGCATTGAACCCATCAGGTCAATGGATAGACGTTGCGCCAGTTTCCGGCACCCTTGTTATTAA CGTTGCAGATCAACTTTCAAGATGGACGA ATGATATATTCAAATCTGTAGTCCATCGTGTTATTAATAACTTCGAAGTCCGACGATATTCTATACCATTGTTCTTTGGTCTGGATCACGATGTAATGCTCGAG GCACTTCCGTCATGCGTCTCTGCGAGTCGGCCTGCTCGTCATGAACCCATTCGTGCTGGAGACCACGTTAGGGCACGATTCGAGAAAGTGCACGCGAAAGCAGAGTCAAATAAGGCATGA
- a CDS encoding peroxisomal targeting signal 2 receptor — MVHFSWLALSLSVAGIVSASGAIYEDGTRMLKHRRVSRSSLHHRTPGLARRAGAKHTKSQTTTLAIISSISGWDFFSESDPTNGNVNYLTKSDAFSKKLAYVQDNGTVIMKVDDTTWVSSGGNRNSVRIASSKSYTQGLFVLDVERCLMVVVFGPLGGPLGPRGPTVEKLIFSRAFIIIKSNDSSYVLGMHPRHWPPEAQDIDILSKNCDAAVNSNAGCAFLDSDKASYGSGLNAAGGGAYAMLWDDEGISIWFFPRSKMPSDIQNLKSKTNATADPSTWGTPKAHWTSSSCSTTNFFNSHSIVFDTTLCGDWAGATYSSAGCPGTCADRLKDPANFKDAVWKINSNSFDRSIPAGLVRETISGPDIRAQTNVDPIGPDSDSFNFPSVSYHVRIYQPNCIVAHKAIRPPLGRFLPFHPKLLALASSANYGLVGNGRLHVVSQGHPPAPTGAGGFDASTLRIDRAYRTQDGLYDLAWSELHENQIVTASGDGSLRLWDITMTDLPIRIKQLGRDCESVDTYERSIHPNYSGPFFLCLPGLFSPHTPDILATASTDGTMRLFDLRVPLHSLQPAANPNAPTLPLSSTPLARPSLTIPAHGTEILSLDWNKYRPWVLASSSVDKSVKIWDARQIQSNPTGEQGLVGGTCEIDLLGHEYAL, encoded by the exons ATGGTACATTTCTCCTGGCTGGCGCTCTCACTTTCAGTCGCTGGTATCGTATCAGCTTCGGGCGCAATCTACGAGGATGGAACCCGGATGCTCAAACACCGTCGTGTCTCGCGTTCAAGCCTCCATCATCGTACCCCCGGACTTGCTCGACGCGCAGGCGCCAAGCATACAAAATCGCAGACAACTACTTTGGCGATAATTTCTTCGA TAAGTGGATGGGACTTTTTCAGTGAATCTGACCCAACCAATGGAAATGTCAACTATCTCACTAAATCGGACGCATTCTCCAAGAAACTTGCTTATGTCCAGGATAATGGTACGGTAATTATGAAAGTTGACGATACCACCTGGGTTTCGTCCGGGGGTAATCGAAACTC CGTTCGTATCGCCTCGTCCAAGTCTTATACACAGGGCTTATTTGTCCTGGATGTCGAACGATGCCTCATGGTTGTGGTGTTTGGCCCGCTTGGTGGACCGTTGGGCCCTCGTGGCCCAACGGTGGAGAAATTGATATTCTCGAGGGCGTTCATAAT AATCAAATCAAATGACTCTTCATACGTCCTCGGGATGCACCCTCGACACTGGCCTCCTGAAGCTCAAGACATCGACATTCTCTCCAAGAATTGCGATGCAGCAGTAAATTCCAATGCTGGATGCGCATTCCTAGACTCGGACAAAGCCTCTTACGGTTCCGGGCTCAATGCGGCAGGTGGTGGCGCCTATGCAATGCTTTGGGACGACGAGGGTATTTCGATTTGGTTCTTCCCCCGCAGCAAAATGCCTTCGGACATCCAGAACCTCAAATCCAAAACCAATGCCACAGCTGACCCGTCGACATGGGGAACCCCAAAGGCGCACTGGACCTCATCGAGCTGCTCTACCACCAATTTTTTCAACTCGCACAGTATTGTTTTCGATACGACTCTTTGCGGTGATTGGGCCGGTGCCACCTACTCATCAGCTGGATGCCCTGGTACTTGTGCGGACCGGTTGAAAGACCCGGCTAACTTCAAGG ATGCCGTCTGGAAGATCAACTCT AATTCGTTCGATAGATCCATACCAGCTGGACTCGT GCGTGAAACCATCTCTGGCCCCGATATACGAGCCCAAACCAACGTGGACCCGATTGGACCTGATAGCGATTCGTT CAATTTCCCCTCTGTCTCCTACCATGTCCGAATCTACCAACCAAATTGCATCGTTGCGCACAAAGCCATTCGCCCACCACTCGGTCGCTTTCTCCCTTTTCATCCCAAGTTACTTGCACTTGCTTCGTCCGCCAATTACGGTCTTGTTGGTAATGGTCGGCTGCATGTAGTGTCCCAGGGTCATCCTCCGGCACCAACTGGAGCAGGTGGATTCGATGCGAGCACTCTGAGAATCGACAGAGC ATACCGCACCCAGGATGGTCTGTACGACCTCGCTTGGTCCGAGCTGCACGAGAACCAAATTGTCACCGCATCAGGAGATGGGTCGCTTCGTCTTTGGGATATCACTATGACA GATCTTCCC ATTCGTATCAAGCAGCTGGGACGGGACTGTGAAAGTG TGGACACCTATGAACGGAGCATCCATCCAAACTATTCCGGCCCATTCTTCTTGTGTCTACCAGGCCTCTTCTCCCCTCATACTCCAGACATTCTCGCGACGGCTTCAACTGATGGTACAATGCGTTTGTTCGATCTTCGTGTTCCCCTGCATAGTCTTCAGCCTGCTGCCAACCCCAATGCCCCAACTCTTCCGTTAAGCTCAACGCCACTCGCTCGGCCGTCACTTACCATTCCAGCGCACGGAACAGAAATACTCAGCCTGGATTGGAACAAGTACCGTCCCTGGGTTCTGGCCAGTTCAAGTGTCGACAAGTCGGTCAAAATCTGGGATGCCCGGCAAATCCAATCGAACCCTACAGGGGAACAGGGGCTAGTTGGGGGTACGTGCGAGATTGATCTCTTGGGGCATGAATATGCG TTATGA
- a CDS encoding PfkB family carbohydrate kinase — MANKPLLEQIKQIIPPLSPKLHKGQAGRVGVIGGSQDYTGAPYFASISALRLVCFSFCLNPPGAGAGIKTYSPDLIVHPILNERDTPDSIRSKLESIVSRLHVLVIGPGLGRDKHMQNAAKVALQMAREKGMYVVIDADGLYLVQNEPEVVKGNDRAVLTPNVVEFKRLCEALKVDTKGEPSSFAPLLSKALGGVTIIQKGPTDLIVSGDQVEEIKEPGGLKRCGGQGDLLSGMTGTFLAWGKSYVEGGLDEGDAQGEKIPEHRVPLLAAAGASILTRAVSHIAFEKLGRGVITGDMVGEIGSAYTAKFGEQGEKGWKGRL; from the exons ATGGCGAACAAACCACTCTTGGAACAAATTAAGCAGATCATTCCTCCCCTCTCGCCCAAGCTTCATAAAGGACAAGCAGGACGTGTCGGAGTAATTGGGGGATCGCAGGA TTATACAGGTGCACCCTATTTTGCATCCATCTCGGCTCTACGTCTTGTgtgtttttctttttgtcTCAATCCG CCTGGAGCCGGCGCTGGGATTAAAACCTACTCGCCAGATTTAATCGTTCATCCTATACTAAACGAGCGCGA CACACCTGACAGTATTAGGTCGAAGCTCGAGTCAATTGTATCCCGACTGCATGTGCTTGTTATTGGCCCGGGCCTGGGGCGAGACAAACACATGCAAAATGCCGCTAAAGTTGCTCTCCAAATGGCCAGAGAAAAG GGAATGTACGTGGTTATCGACGCAGATGGTCTCTACCTTGTTCAGAATGAACCAGAGGTAGTCAAGGGTAACGATCGGGCGGTCCTTACGCCTAACGTAGTAGAATTCAAACGATTGTGTGAAGCACTG AAAGTCGACACCAAGGGCGAACCCTCTTCATTTGCGCCGCTATTGTCAAAAGCGCTTGGAGGGGTAACGATTATCCAAAAGGGACCGACTGACTTGATAGTGTCGGGTGACCAA GTTGAGGAAATTAAGGAGCCCGGGGGATTAAAACGGTGTGGGGGTCAAGGTGATCTATTGTCTGGAATGACTGGTACATTCCTTGCATGGGGTAAATCATATGTTGAGGGCGGCCTTGACGAGGGGGATGCACAAG GCGAGAAGATCCCAGAGCACCGTGTTCCTCTCCTTGCGGCCGCAGGCGCCTCAATTCTAACGCGTGCAGTAAGTCATATAGCATTCGAAAAGTTAGGTCGCGGGGTTATAACAGGTGATATGGTTGGCGAG ATCGGTTCGGCATATACAGCTAAGTTCGGCGAGCAGGGAGAGAAAGGATGGAAAG GCCGACTCTGA
- a CDS encoding microtubule-associated protein CRIPT protein, with product MVCQKCTKKLSKVAAPDPFAPSSSSRKVGENKLLTARNVGGAGSSKRYQPYQNKCKDCKSSVTQNGAKYCHGCAYKKGICSICGKQVLDTKGYVMSSK from the exons ATGGTGTGTCAGAAATGTACCAAG AAATTGTCCAAAGTCGCAGCACCGGATCCATTTGCACCAAGCTCCTCATCTCGTAAAGTTGGCGAGAACAAGCTCTTGACAGCCCGCAACGTGGGCGGAGCTGGTTCGTCGAAGCGGTATCAGCCGTACCAGAACAAATGCAAAGATTGCAAGAGCTCAGTGACACAAAATGGGGCCAAATACTGCCATG GATGCGCGTACAAGAAAGGGATATGTTCAATTTGCGGGAAACAGGTTCTCGATACAAAGGGATACGTTATGTCTAGCAAGTAA